The sequence CTAATGTATTTTCATGATTATAAAAAAATTGATGTCTTATATCGTAGTGTGTACGTGTTTAGAATTATTCAGTTCAAACATTATTTATATAGCTTGTGTTTCCATTGTTGATTTCTACTTGTATAGAATCATTGAGTTCAATACTTGCTTATAATTGGTTTGTTTTGATTATTGATTCCCTTTAATTGGTTAATTGATTGCATTTCTTTTTGTAGAAAAGATATGGATAAAAGTTGGTTGAATATTAGGGATGGATGTGACAGAAGGTATATTAAAGGAATAGATGACTTTCTTGGTTGGGCATACAGTCAACCAAATGTGAGCTTTGTAATTCGGTGTCCTTGTAAAAGGGGTAGAAATACTGCGTTCAAGACAAGAATCCAAGTAAGAAGAGACTTGGTGGGGAAAGGTTTTTGGGACAATTATAAAGTGTGGGACTTGCATGGAGAAGTATTAGTAAGAGTTGAAAATTCTAATGATGTATGCAATGTCGAAGTAGATGATGATACTATTGAAATAGATGATATTCCAGAAATGATTCATGATGCTTGTGGAATTACAAATTTGGAGAATATGAATAATTATCAAGAGGAAAATGAAGAGCCAAATGTGCATGCGAAAAAGTTCTACAAATTGTTGGAAGATTCGGAGAAAGAACTTATCCTGGCTGTAAAAAAGTGTCAAAGTTGTCTTTTGTAGTTAGACTACTTCACTTGAAGAGCCTTAATCATTGGAGCAACAAATCGATGGATGCGTTGTTGAAATTCTTTAAAGAAGTTCTTCGTGAGGGGTCATTTGTACCAAATTCTTTTTATGAAGCGAAGAAGGTACTTCAAGACTTAGGCTTGGGTTATACTAAAATAGATGCATGTGAGAATGATTGTATCTTATATTGGAGAGAGTATGCCAATGCCGAATCATGTCCTAAGTGCAGTAAGTCTAGATGGAAGTCAAAAGATACTGGAGGCAAGAAAGTAGCTCATAAAGTCTTGCGACATTTTCCAATCAAACCAAGACTGCAGAGATTGTACATGGCAAAAGAGACAGCAAAAAAAATGAGGTGGCACAAGGAGCAAAATATTGATAATGGTGTATTGCAACATCCATCTGATGGCATGGCTTGGAAATCTTTTGATGAGCTCCATCCAACCTTTTCAGCTAAATCAAGAAATGTTCGATTAGGTTTAGCAAGTGACGACTTCCAGCCTTATGGGAACATGAGTACTAGTCATAGCATTTGGCTAGTCATATTAGTTCCATACAATTTGCCACCATGGGATTGCATGAAAGATCCATATTTCATGATGACACTTCTTATTTCAGGTCCTAAGTCTCCAGGCCATGATATAGATGTATACTTGCAACCAATGATTGAAGAGTTAAAAGAATTATGGGAGGGGGTGGAGACTTATGATGCATACTCAAAAACTAATTTTATGATGCGTGTGGCTATCATGTGGACGATTAATAATTTTTCTGCATATGGGAACCTTTTAGGATGGTCAACCAAAGGTAAACTTGCATGTCCTTGTTGCCATAAAGATACACAATCGGTTTCTTTACGTAATAAGTTGTGTTATATGGGTCATCGTCGCTTTCTTCCATTGGACCATCCATGGCGTAAAAATAGGAggttatttttcattttacatGTATCCGTGTTGCACCTAATCCCTTAACAGGTGATGAAGCACTTGAGCAATTACAAAGTTTGAGAAATGTGACTTATGGTAAAGGGCAAAAGCGAAAGCGTAATGTTCCCAATGATGCTTACAATTGGCggaagaaaagtatttttttcgaATTGCCTTATTGGAAGACTCTTATGATACGACATAACTTGGATGTAATGCACATAGAAAGAAATGTGTTGATAATATTGCATCTATTGTGATGAATATGACTTGGAAAGACGAAGGACACGGTGAAAAGTAGATATGACTTGGTGAATCTTGGAATCAGGCAAGGGTTGCACCCAGTTGAGGATGGGAAAAATGTTTTATTACCGGCAGCATGCTATGCATTATCCCTTGATGAGAAGTTGAAGGCATGCACTTTCTTAGCTAATTTGAAGGTTCCTGATGCCTTTTCATCAAACATTTCAAGGTGCGTCAACATACAAGACAAAAGGATACATGAATGGAAAAGTCATGATCACCACGTATTGTTGCAAGATATTTTTCTAGTAGCTATACGTGGCTTGTTGCCTAAAGAAGTGTGTGAACCAATTATAGCATTAGGAAATTTTTTCAAGAATCTATGCTCTAAGTGCTTGACAATTGAAGATCTTGATATCCTAGAGGCTGAAATTCCTATCATATTATGCAAACTTCAAATTGTTTTTCTTCCGGCGTTCTTTGATGTTATGGTTCATTTGCCAATTCACTTGGCAAGAGAGGCAAAGCTTGGTGGACCAGTTCAAACTCGATGGATGTACCCTTTTGAGGGGTAATGtatttttcatataaatttcaataCTAAAGTTTTAGAATGACACATTAATTATATTATCTAATCATTTGCATATAGGTATATGGGAACACTTAAGTCATATGTTCGAAACCAAAATTGTCCAGAAGGTTCAATTGCAGAAGGTTATGTGGCAGAAGAAAGCCTCACATTTTGCTCACGATACTTAAAGAATATCTCAACCAAGTTTAATAGACCGGCTAGGAATGGTGATGAATCCGTGTCAAATGCTGAAATGTCCATCTTTAAAAATAGTGGGCAAAAAAAAAAGGTGGTTCAAAAACCATCACACTATCTCATGATGAGTTTAAACAAGCATGTATGTATGTTCTTCAAAATTGTGAAGAGGTTTGGTCATTCATGGAGTAAGTTTCTATTTTTTAGTCAATTCTGAGATAGTTTCGGATTTGATTTCAGATTTGAATAATTCATTCACTCTCTTAACTAATTCTATCTAAAATGTAGGGAACATACAAAAGAGATTGAAAGACAAAGTTCAAGAAGAGATGAAAGGCATAACAATGACTTTCTTGTTTGGTTTCGTGCACATGTAAGTGTTAAATCAACTCTCATTTTAAAAACTTTTTGATTATCCTATTATATTATTGGTTAAGAGGGAGTTATTTGTCTTACTTTGTAGATCTTGCAATTAGCTGCCCAAGGAAATGCTAATGATGAGCTCATAAGCTTAGCAATCGGTCCTGGACCAGTGGTGCATCGATATTCCACATTGATGGTGAATGGATTTAGATTCCAAACAAAAGATCTTGAATCAAGAAGAAAAACGCAGAACAATGGAGTTCTTGTGAGAGGAGATGATTCAGACTCTAAGGAGTACTATGGTGTATTAGAGGACATTTACGAGTTGTTGTATTTGGGAAATAGAAAAGTTTACCTCTTCAGGTGTCATTGGTGGGATGTGGCTCACTTAGGAAAAGGATATGACAAGTATGGTTTCACAAGTGTGAATACTCGATGTGCCTTGAATACAAATGAGCCATTTGTGTTGGCATCTCAATCTGAACAAGTTTTCTATGTCAACGACATGGTTGATAAAGATTGGCTTGTTGTTTTAAAGACAAGTCCTCGCAACCTTTTTAATATGCCTGAAGAGGATGATAAATGCACAAATGTTGAAGATGAAGCATTACAGAATGGAGAAGCTTACCAACAAAATGAAGTTGAATTTAATATGGAGCGTAATGGTGATCAAGAAAATGATATTTTAGTGTCTTTACACAGGGATGATGTTGAACCTCACATCATTAATTATGATCATGCAATAGAACAAGCTGGGACAAGTGGGCATACTGAAGAAGATGGTTTCATTAATGATAATGATATAGATATGACCGAAGATGAAGAAAGCGAAGAAGAGATATTTGATGATAATGAAGGAGAGGATAGTGATATGGAGTGATCAAAGAAATAGCTTCCCATCTGTAGCTTTTTTGTGCTTTTTTAAGCAAGGCTTCTTATGCCTTTCTAGCCTCTGTTATTTTGCcattaatatgaatttttgaatgGGGTACATATAACTTTAAAGCATACTCAATTTTTTATAAATAAGTGCATATGCAACGTCCTTTGATATTCTTTTCTATCTTGCATTACAACTATCGTGCCACTTTATCTTCTATTCCTGTTAAAGGTTTGTCCTTTGGTTCAAGGTCATTGAAGGATTGTGTCCTGCTTGGTTTGTTGTAACTTGGTTCGATTTGTTTTTAGTTTAGAATTGAGAGGATATGATATAAACACTGTAGAGAAAGACAAAAGTTTCTATGGTGCATTAAGCAGATTCTAACCAAGAATTCTAAAATGTaaacctttatttatatttttatgtgATGCTGCAGGAAATGACAGGAATTGGACGAGGTAAAGGTAGGCGAGGTGGGAAGAGTCGTGGATGCAGCAATGTAGGAGTACTACATGATAATTCTAGTGCGACGTCATCCTTTAGGCCTAATCCACAAACACAACCATCTCCAGATATGGGACAATCGAGTAACCCTCATCAAGTACAATCTATGGACTCATTATCATCAAGGGATTTTGTAGAAAGTGTGCATCCCACTCCAGAGACTGAAAATAGTGGTGCAGGTTAGTTCTTTATTGGATCGGAATCATGTATTTCAGTTGGcattttttagttatttttggttatttgTATTGAACATACAAAGTTTATTCTGTTTGTTCAGTCTATATGTTATAGGACCAAATAATAAACCTAAACTTTTGAAGGGGAAAACAAATAACTAAGCACTCTTGTGGCTCAAAATCATTTGCCGAAGTGGAGGAATCGACGGTAAATGCATTTACCACAATCACTATAAAATTATTCGTCATTAATTTATAACATATTATGTGTTATAAATATTTTTCTCTACTGAaatatattttagagagatcCTGTTAGTGGAAACAAAGCAGCACCAGATCGAGTTTGGGAGCTCTAACATACTCGTAAGGATGACAAAGGAGAAATTGTGTGGTCGGATCCACAGTCGCAACAAATACATGTAATTTCTTAGcatcattattattttattatctgTTTCCTATTTTATACTATAACTTCATACATATTTGTAGGGCCAACTCAATGAAATTGTAACTCAACAACAATCTGAAGAAAATGAGACACTGTACTTGGCGAACGAACTGGCTATGTTCGTGGAAAAGGGTATGGAAAAAAGCCTACCAAAAGAAGCAGTTTGCAGCATGTAGACTTAGAGGCGAGTATGTCTTCTCAAATGGAAAGAATGCGTCAAGAGATGCAAGAGGAAATGGATAGAAAATTACAAGAAGAACGTGAGCAAATGGCTGCCGAGTTGAAAAGCAAGCTAGAAGAAGAAATGACTGCTGAGTTGCAAAGTAAGCTAGAAGAACAAATGGTTGCTGGGCGTGCACGGACGGATTTACAAGTTGACAAAAAGTTTGAAGAAAAGATGAATGCATGGCTGATCAGAATGCAACAGGTAGGGATTTCGCTTGAAATCAGTTTAGTGTATATTCATAAATCATAAGCTTTATATAGGTATTTCTCTTGAAATCAGTTTTACTCTGTATTTATTAAAACTGAATGAGTTGTTAGTGCTTAATTGAAGAGGCTTTGCAAAGGCAAAAACTAGATCTCCATTTCTATTCCTAACAATCCCTCCCATCCCTGCTGTCTTCATATTACTGTTGCTACTGCCATCTGTGTTTACTTTCAGTCAGTTATCATCGGGCCTTGCCCATGTGATGGGAGTAGAAGTTAATCTTATCCTTAATTGTTCCAGTTCAATAGCAATTCTATTCCAGGACCAGCTATTGTTTATCTGCATGCCTTCTCTGCCCAAATGTACCTTTACATGAAATAAAATCTCCTGAAAGATCTTATATCTAGAGATTTTTTTATTTCCATATCTGGGACTGCACCTTGCCTTCCAAAGTTTACAAATGTATATAGGCAGGATTTGAATTAGAGCCCTGTGTGCATAGTTATTACCTTTCATCTTCCAGAAGGTTTGTAACATATGCATGAGATTTTGAGGACTTCGGTTAATGCCTAAAGGATCACAGAAGCTTTTCCAAATTGCTGAGGCATTTTCTCCAAGAATAAAAATGTGGTCAATAGTTTCCTCTTGAGGATTTTTGCAACAGCTACATTTGGACATAGTTATTTGACCAAACCTGGAGAGGAATTCCTCTTAAGTTTCCAGTTGCTTGATCACTGTTTTTGGAGGTGATATAGCTGCTAGAGTATGCAAAGTTTTCCAGTAAAGAACTACTTCATCAAACTTGAACCAGAGGAAATTGTTTGTTTGGCAATGTTAGGAACTCCTCATTAGGCCATGTCGATAATTGGCAACTATCAACAACAGAATATTCATTTCTTATATGACACCAAAAGGTCAAGGCTGGGATTTGCACCAATAAGATGTGTTGATGCCTGATAGTGTTGTTTAGCTTTTTTGGGTTGAAGGTGGAAAACTGTAAACATAGTTGGGGGTTAAGGTTTGTGCTTATTCTTTTGCTGATTTTTGAACTAGTATAGATACAATATGTAGGTTATATCTTTTTCTCCCCTTTAATTTTAGGTGTTTAGATGATTATATGATTATACATTGTTGGACATAAACTGATTATAATTTATATAAGGGAACTTTTAAGAGATTTTCCCATATCTGAATGAATGCTTTTACAATTCACTACTACACTTTTCCAATCTAAACTTGGTTATTCTAGTTAGGAATGTCTCCAAAAATTAACTTGCATTTAATTGCTGTTGAGTTGTACCCCAGAGATTGAATGGTCAATTCAGAAATCTTAGAATTAAAAGTTATTGCTTGTGAAACTTTAAAAGGTTATTGCTTGTGGGATTTTAAAAGTTTTCCAGAAATACCTTTCTTTGCTTTACTTCTCGCTCTTTTCGGCTAATTTTCTCTTCAAACTTACAGTCTTTTAATTTTTTGTACATATGCGTATATTAATGATGTTTATCTTTATTTCTTAATAGCAAGGACAAGATACTTCAAGAACGAAaaagtgaagctgctcaaggTGTAGTTTGAAGATATTTTTATGGTAATTTTGTTTATCGTAGAAGACATTAGAGTACGTCTTGAAGACTATTCCTTTTTGTTAGTGTCGTGAAATGGCAATGTATACACATTGACTACTTTTGACTGTGTAGACTTTTAACATTAAAAAGACTACAATTCTATTTTGAGAATTGTTATCGGGTTGTACAAATATTTGtagttttatattttcttttatggaAAACTTGTGTTCTGATGAAAAATAAGAGCTTTTGTGATTATAACCTACTGccactaaaagaaaatataattagTAGCGACATTTTAATGCCACAAAAAATGGAGATTTGGTGGCAATACCAAGTTGTCACTAAAATGTAATTTTTAGTAGCGACAAAAGTAGCCACCAAAGTCAGGCTTTGGTTGCACCCATAGTCGCCGCCAACGATTTGTGGCGATATGCGTCGCCACCAAAGGCTAGCATTTAGTGGCGATAGATTCTCTAAAGTGAATTCTAGTGGCAATCCAAAATAAGTTTGTGACGATAAATGTCGCTACGAAAGGTGGACCTTTGTGACGACCATTATAAATCGCTACCAATAAGTATCTGCCACTTAGTATAATCAACGACCACTTGGTCGCCACGTCGTCGCCGCGAAAGGTATTATGTGGCGACAATTAAACTTTCTGTGGCAACTTTTGTCGCCACTAAAAGCCCTTTTTCTTGTAGTAGAAACCTCTTCATGAGGGACATTATGGGAGTCCATacctattttcttttcttaataactATAACCACTAACAATATAAGGACATGACCAGCCCTGTTGAAAAATTAATTGTGCCATTCAAGAAACTAGCTAACATAGTATGTAGCCTATGGATGTATATCAATGTCCAGTCTCTGTCCAAATGAagatataaatttaaaatatctACTAATACGTGATTGCCACATCAATGGGAACTTCAAGACCATTTAGATGAAAATGTTGTGCTTGATTTCCCAGCATATGATAAGACAACAGGAAAACCTTAATTTGTCCATAATATGATCCTTTCACATGGGTGACCTGGGTATTTTGAGCTCTGAAAGCTACCCCTttaatttttaaaagagaatcaaACTAAACAAAACATACTTatacatgcttgaatatcactttatgGAAATGAATAATATAGATATTCTTAACTGCTAGGAGTAGAACAACTTATGGAATATCATtatgtttacgtatcgttacttggatcatgccaacaaagaaagaaggattagccttaacatacctggaatagGAAAAAATCTGTATAATGTTCTTGAGAGAAATTTCACTATACTcctttagaatcacaaaatcctaTTGCTAATTTTCCTAAGAAGTTTCGTATGATCTTAAGTAACTTACGTTACTATTAAGTGCATAAGTAGGTGATGAGTGGAAATGGAAACAATTCGTATgctatcaaaataataatagccTTGGCAAGCTTTTACATATTATCTAATAGGGTGATGACTTGGCCATAATTCTCTTGAATTGTTCCACCTTAATACATGACTCTAAAAGAGTCATTATTTGAAAGGCATGGGGCTGCCACGTAATTCCCTTGGTGGGGAATTTTAAACTTTATCCAATAATCAATTTGGTAATAtcccgttatccggtaattaatcaattacccgcataattaaaaattatctcaacttacttaaaattctacttatttttaatattttttatacaCCGTACTATtacggtcatgtggtaccatataaaataaattcatacactattatttcattaaaatattcatgtaaaaatacatatattttttcaacttataattttcttaatctcatataaagagtacaaattttcgtacacttaattcttaaaatggtaaaaagataaccttcttttcttgtgagaaaataatttctatctttacaataaagaaaatctcataaactttctgatattatgtgtataatttatttcgaaagtagtaatattaatataaaatcatatttttcaaactatttttttcttcttttttttcgaaaaaaagttccactcaaaataccatatcaaatatcTATAACGATATcaatgttgttaaacttacggggtgtaacatccttcccccgtttagaacattcgtcctcgaatgttaactcttggAGATTTGCAAAATTTTCACTAGGgtaaattaaacttaaaatcCAAACGATATCATAAGTcttgactattcacaaccttttgtactcGAGTATGTCGTATCtttttcacctttaccttacttacctttcaatctTGCATCGTATCTGTTGTTTTTtgcataacctcccttccacattacgccttaaagctctactgtgatatctgcacctctggtgcatacaaaatctgacaaaagcttcatactgacttcttacaaCTCAGCTCCATGGCATGATTTGGAaccaaaagaagggtaacatttcctaaaggCCCTATaacctctcaattataaatgtggcgcgcaacacacccatagactctttgtagactccctaggacacgacccactctgataccactttgtcacgctcCAACCTTGGGAGGCGTGGCTGTCACCCGGTAtcgcactggcccgagcgaatcactctgtaattcattcattctttttgtaactatcatgggccaacatagccacaactcgtaatgtataattGTAAGTGTACAACATTATATtactgaaccatttttcttaaaacatgaatacatatgggccatcaaggcctctaacatactgtacaaactgaacctctgtctacaaaacctctaagattgtttgacatcaaatgggatagggtaccggcctacccataagtctgtagaaacAGGCTGACACGataactcatagactcggctgcactccgaatgaggtggagtcctaccgatccttcgctgaatgcaaACCTCGTCTACTGTGTGAGGACTTGTCAatctgattatctatacctgcaggcatgaatgcaacgtccccaacaaaaggacgtcagtacgaataatgtgcTGAgcatgtaaggcagaactgacacataacaataagtcaacatcaattaaagacatataagaatcaacctaaaTCTAGAAGTGCCACCTTATCTGCATACTTATAATAcctatatatataatgcttctctttaagactatttctattatccatatcgtatgatgcatgactgcccaactgatcagtgataACTGTCCGATCGGCCGTcgcacggtggtaaatgtatgactgcccaaccggtggtaaataatgatacataactgcctaaccggtggtaactgccccACCGGCCGTAgcccggtggtaaatgcatgtctgcccaaccggctgtagcacggtggtaaatatgtaactgcccaatcgaccgtagctcggtggtaaatgcatgactgctcGATCGGCCGTAACTCGGGGGTCAATGcatatgcatgaagatgcatgtattacTGTATTATAAAAATTAACATCTAGTCCCATtcattttcttccaaaaatcagTTAATTGAGGGAGCCACAAAGTTAAGCTATTAGAAATTTCAACTAGTCACACCGCTAGACAAACCAAATAGGAACTCAATATCCTATCTAGTGTTACTTTTAGCAGTCTGCAAAATTTTTATGACTTTAAGTTTAAATCATACCTTTTGGAATCAGAATGCAGTAAGAAACCTCTTCATGAGGGACATTATGGGAGTCCATacctattttcttttcttaataactATAACCACTAACAATATAAGGACATGACCAGCCCTGTTGAAAAATTAATTGCGCCATTCAAGAAACTAGCTAACATATTATGTAGCCTATGGATGTATATCAATGTCCAGTCTCTGTCCAAATGAagatataaatttaaaatatctACTAATACGTGATTTCCACATCAATGGGAACTTCAAGACCATTTAGATGAAAATGTTGTGCTTGATTTCCCAGCATATGATAAGACAACAGGAAAACCTTAATTTGTCCATAATATGATCCTTTCACATGGGTGACCTGGGTATTTTGAGCACTGAAAGCTACCCTTttgatttttaaaagagaatcaaAGTAAAcaaaacatacttagacatgcttgaatatcactttacggAAATGAATAGCATAGACATttttaactgctaagagtagaacaaCTTATGGAATATTATtatgtttacgtatcgttacttcgATCATGCCAACAAGGAAAGAAGgattaaccttaacatacctggaataagaaaaaatccgtatgatgttcttaaaaaagattgcactgtactcctttAAAATCGAAAAATCGTGTTGCTAATTTTCCTAAGAAGTTCGGAGGAAACGTTGCTGAACCTTTCCATCAAGTGAATAAGTAGGTGATGAGTGGAAATGGAAACAATTCGTACGCTATCAAAATGATAGCTTGGCAAGCTTTTACATATTATTTAATAGGGTGATGACTTGGCCATAATTCTCTTGAATTGTGCCACCTTAATACATGACTCTAAGAGTCATTATTTGAAAGGCATGGGGCTGCCACGTAATTCTTTTGGTGGGGAATTTTAAACTTTATCcaataattaatttgataatatcccgctacccggtaattaactaattatcc is a genomic window of Nicotiana tabacum cultivar K326 chromosome 16, ASM71507v2, whole genome shotgun sequence containing:
- the LOC142161728 gene encoding uncharacterized protein LOC142161728, with amino-acid sequence MDALLKFFKEVLREGSFVPNSFYEAKKVLQDLGLGYTKIDACENDCILYWREYANAESCPKCSKSRWKSKDTGGKKVAHKVLRHFPIKPRLQRLYMAKETAKKMRWHKEQNIDNGVLQHPSDGMAWKSFDELHPTFSAKSRNVRLGLASDDFQPYGNMSTSHSIWLVILVPYNLPPWDCMKDPYFMMTLLISGPKSPGHDIDVYLQPMIEELKELWEGVETYDAYSKTNFMMRVAIMWTINNFSAYGNLLGWSTKGDEALEQLQSLRNVTYGKGQKRKRNVPNDAYNWRKKSIFFELPYWKTLMIRHNLDTKDTVKSRYDLVNLGIRQGLHPVEDGKNVLLPAACYALSLDEKLKACTFLANLKVPDAFSSNISRCVNIQDKRIHEWKSHDHHVLLQDIFLVAIRGLLPKEVCEPIIALGNFFKNLCSKCLTIEDLDILEAEIPIILCKLQIVFLPAFFDVMVHLPIHLAREAKLGGPVQTRWMYPFEG
- the LOC107800549 gene encoding uncharacterized protein LOC107800549, which gives rise to MYVLQNCEEVWSFMEEHTKEIERQSSRRDERHNNDFLVWFRAHILQLAAQGNANDELISLAIGPGPVVHRYSTLMVNGFRFQTKDLESRRKTQNNGVLVRGDDSDSKEYYGVLEDIYELLYLGNRKVYLFRCHWWDVAHLGKGYDKYGFTSVNTRCALNTNEPFVLASQSEQVFYVNDMVDKDWLVVLKTSPRNLFNMPEEDDKCTNVEDEALQNGEAYQQNEVEFNMERNGDQENDILVSLHRDDVEPHIINYDHAIEQAGTSGHTEEDGFINDNDIDMTEDEESEEEIFDDNEGEDSDME